Sequence from the Gallus gallus isolate bGalGal1 chromosome 12, bGalGal1.mat.broiler.GRCg7b, whole genome shotgun sequence genome:
AGGTGAATGCACCAAGCAGATGATCATAGGCTCAAGTCACGTGTATTACAAGAGTTTAGTCCAACACACTTGTACTCCCAAGTGGCTGAAATAATCCTCAGGATATGAGAAGGCTGGAGTTCAAAGTTACTGTTACCCCTATGTGGCTGTGATAGTGCTGTGTTTGAAAGGTAATCATATTAGAATGAATCAACTGAGAGATATTTTAGGGAGGACTGCTttaacaagaaataaaacatacatgCCCATTCATCATGTATGAATGTGTAAATGTGTTCATGTACAGGTACTTGTATGATTTCTTTTGCCCTTAAGAGAGTAGACCATACACTATATCTCCAAGTATATTATACCACTGCATGTGTGTtatgcatttgcttttcaacaatttttttgttgttcaaaaCATCCTGACAAATACAGCAAACAGTAGTTATCCCATCAGCAATATATATACATtgctgtctgcctgctgctcctcctcttcACCCCTGTTATCTTGATAAAGGTGTTTTTCAGAAGAACCTAGCCTTCATTTCTTTCGTGACAGAAAAAATTGCTCGCACAACAAGCAGCAGCCTGAAAAACTATGTTCATGCCTTGACCTTGAGACTTCCTGAACCAGTTTGGATTGGCTCTCTCCTTGAAACAACAGGCTTCCAGAGGAAGTTCATAAATGGACCCAAGTCACAGCAATTTACgtagttttaatatttttaacttgATTCCACAAGAACTACCCAAAATGGGCGGTGTTTCATGAACACAAAGAACTGGCCAGTTTTTCCAAGACAAAACATCAGTGAGCTGGGCTCAGTGCAAACCTTTAAATGAGTGTGACTAATGGGTTGTCAGACCCTGCTAAGGCAGCTTCTGTCAGGCACCGCTGTGTGGATGTGGCGGTGTGCTGTGAAGCTGCTCTGTACTCCACGTTCCAGTGCCAGCACCACTGGCGTTCCCAGCACTGGAGGCAACCCACATCTCCAAAGAGCCAAACCACAGGTCTGCATCCCAAACTCCCCACCTTCAGGCACATTTactcctcccttcctccaaTTCTTGCCTCACAAATAGACAAAGTGCAGTACATTGCTCTTGACTTTCAAACAGTCTGCAAGACTCTGATTTAGATGTTTTAAAGACAGTTCTTTCACTCCTCAAGTctgaaatatctttaaagatctCCATCTTCTTCATGCATGCTAACAAAATGTGACTTCATTGAAGACATTGCTTTTCGTTCATTTGCTTTGTACCTTGTTTTCTACCTGTTATCATGAACTTAATGGAAAATACCATTCTTATTTACATCTCTGCACTCTGATGATTATATGCTATAATCTGACAATAGGAACATAATGGCGGAATATTAACTCAACAGTCTTGAGCGCGTTACCCCTATGTAACTATGAAAAGAAGTAGTTTTGAAACCTTTTCTTAATTGCAAATACTCTAATGGCATGGGGATGAGAGACTGTTATTAATGCTAGCAATGCATATGATTTTAGACAGAGTTATTTAATTTGTTCAGAAATCTGCAGCTCTATCAAACGTCCATAGTGACAAGTTTTAAGGCAACTTATAAAATTAATTGTATAGCCTAACTTTTTCATGGTTTGGGATTTTCTGGTCTACACTTAACTGATGCACCTTGAAAGATGAATTatctatataaaaataaattcacacCTATATTGTTGCtttgaagaataaaatgaagcaaGACCCCTTCAGGCAAATAAGcactttttttccatcctgttAAGCAGTCAGAAGCATTTCTTACTAAAGAACAAAGCATGATTCACCCCCCATCCTCCCACACCCAAGAAAGCCACAGAAAGTAGATTAATTGGACaaagcagatattttaaaatgttctttggCTTACAGTTACAAACCATAGGATCTAGACCTACTGGTCTTCCTGGCATGCATTTACAAGGTATAGAGTTAATTTGAtgtctattttttcctctgataaaggtttattttgttcttttccgATATTGcttttcaacattttctgtGAGGAATATGAGGCAAGCAACATGGTAAGGGACACCTTGCTTCTTTGGCCAAGACTAGCAGGTCTTACATAATAATTTATTACAGTACCTTTCCGTTTCCTGGTCCGTGGTTTGCTGCTTGTTCTCAAAGCCAGTGAAGCTGCTCATATCCACATAGCCATCATTCTCATTAGCAGCAGACAAGGCCCTGCTGGGATCTTCAAAAAACTCAGTGAAAGTTCCTGCTCTGGTGGATCTTCGAGGAGGAATTTGTATATTTTCATAGTCAGAGCTCATAGCTGGAATGTTCTCATACTCAGAAGTGTCGGCATTGGGAAAAGAAATTGATCTAGGTTTTGTTAATGGGAGAGGCATGAAAGGAGGTCTGGACCGGTCCTCAAAGGATTCCACCCGTGACACGCTCCTGCTGAAGGATTTGGGCGTTCCTTTTCTCTTACCATCTTTatagaaaaaaacagttgaGGGAGACTCGGATGCACGGAGCTTCCCCACATGTGACTTCAGTTGAGGTGAGCTACTCAGAGTCCTGTCCAGCTCCATCAGCCTTGGAGGCCCATGATAACTGGACTCTGATGAGGACCTTGAAGAGGAAACATTAACATCCACgtggattttattttcagttttcttcttgaattttaGAGTGAGGAATCTCTTaaaggaagatttctttttcttggaataCTTATCAGGTGACTCATTCTCTATCAAAAGCGAAGGGGAACTTTTAGTGATTGGCTTTTTGGTGATGTAGGCAAGTTCAAAAGGAGGTGGTATATCAACAACTGAAGATGGAGTAGATACAGCACCTGATGAAAGATTTCCCTGGGAAAAGATATGTGAGGAACCATTGACACAAGGCAAAGATAAGTtgtcttctgtctttttcattCTAATATCACTGAGTACACAGCCATCACCCTCTTTGTAAATGGAGATAGGTATCTCTCTCCCTTCAACAGAATAAGACCGAGGATATAAAATAAAGTGTCTTGGCTTGGATGGTAATGCCTTGTTGTCTTCCAATGTTTTGCCTTCCACTGAAAATGAACTATTGCTTAAGTCTTCAGTCCCAGAACTGTTGCAGGAAGGTGGTAAATCAGTTTCAGGACCACCTTCTTCTGGAACTGTTTCTGGCACGTAGCCTGGCATTCTCCCAGAGAGTGACCGTGTTCTAGTGACAATGCTTTTACGATCAATGAGCAGTAAGTTGCTTTCACCATCCATGTCTAATTCATCCCTTTTACTATGGTCAGCTCCTGAATCAGTCTGCCCTTTGTGAGtgaattcattttctgcagGAAGTACATAAGGGTCATCTAGGGAATCACTGccagtttctcttctctctgatTCTTCAGGCACAATGACTACTTCAGGGAGTGCTAGTTTTTCATGCAAGACGTTTTTGGTCCTAtgttttacattcattttaCCATGCTTACAGACTTCTATCTCTTCTTTACATGGGACTAGTTGAGTTGGACTTAAGTCACTTTTGCTGAGACTGTCTGTTTCTACCTTATTGCCTTCAAGTTGCAACTCATCTGACTTAGACATTTCTGCAATGCTTTCATTGTGTTCTTCAGCAGACATATCTTCTAGCTTTGTCTCCATCCCCGGACCACTAGGGAGGGTATCAGAGATCTGACCATCTTCTTCTGGACAGGTCTCTTCTGTTTGCCGATTTGTGGGTACTTCCTCACCATCGTCATTCTCAGAAGGAGCAATTTGACACCCATCATTGATACTCTCTGCATTCAcagtttcttcctctctttttccagAGTCTTTGCTTGCTTCACAGGCTACCTCTGATGTCTCCTCACCTCTCAGGTCAGTGATCTGGCAGTCATCACTGACATTTCCTGTGTTTGTATTATTGTGCTTGTCTGTGtctgcttcctcctcttcagctgctgcttgatGAGTGGAATCTCCCAGACCATTTTCAGCATTGGGTTCCCCTTCAGGCAATTCTAAGCACCAAACTGTTTTCTCACTGGCTTCATTGGGCAGCATGTCAGGACTTGTACAGTCATCATTTTCTAACTCATCTTGCATGTTCAAATCAAGCTCTGCATACACACTGTGATCACCATCATGTGCTGGACATCTATCTCCCTTTCCTAAAATCTCAGACagttcctcctccttctcctcccctgACTTCTCCAAACTTGGGATTAATTCAGCTGCAGTTAGTGGTGTTAGAATGATATCTCCACAGACATCACCCTCATCTCTATTCAAAATGTTATCACCATCAGTCTTACTATCATCACTGTCCTTAACCAGTTTTAGATTGTTAGAAGTTTCCTCCTTGCTTCTGGTTTCACTACAATCACCTGCAACATCCTTGTCTTCATCTACATTCTTAGATACATCATTATTCCCACCAGTGGCATCAGACAACTCTTCACAAAATGCTTCAGATTGGCCACGGTCTCTGGTTGATGATACACTGTCTGGTTTTATCGGTTCAGCAATATCTGAAAAGTTATGGTGCTTGATTTCCTGACTGTCAGCACTCTCATGATTAGGAATGttatcttcttccttctctgcctcTTCTGGAATTTCCAAGACTTCATTCACTGCAAAGGAATCTAGGCTCTGATCATGCTTGTGTTCCAAGTCATTGCAGTCTTTATTGGTCAGCTGAGTTTCAGGAAGTACAATGTATTCATCATCTGCCTCAGCTTCTGGGCACTCAGCACTGCATTGATTTCCATCACACAACTCTCCATCAAGACAGAGAAGTTTACAATTTgagcatttatttaaattattgttGGTATTAACACTGGATCTGCTCTCTGTGTCAGCAGAGAGTTTTGGCTTGGGAGCAATAGGTGGTTTGGGACCCCTAGACATAGAATTTGGGTTATGAAGAATATCAGACCTTGGCAGCGAAGGAGAAAATTTGGAGATGGCTACTGGAGAAAGATGACCAATAATTTTTGGTTTCGGTGCTAGTGGTGGCTTTGTGAGttctggagaaaagagagaaaagtcaTATTAGTCATCCTGGTTTCTTATTAAAGCCACCAGAGCATATTCTACAGTAGACTTTTATCTTCTGCCAGTTACTTCTAAAGTGCAATAAGTCCAGCTAATAAAATACGTGTCTCTGAAAAGAGAACTCTGCAGCAGAGCGTATGCACTGTGTTTCCATGTGGCACTGTAGCTATTCCAGGGAAAATGGTTTAAGGTcataactgaaatgaaacaaaagcatagCTGCGAAGAAAAAGGTGCACAATTGCAGAGCCTAAGATATTATGCAGAGCCATGCTACCCACAAGATGGGTAACATGGATaccttcctgtgcaacctgctctAGGAAACTTATTttagcagaggagttggactagatgatctctagaggtccattccaacccctacgactttgtgattctgtgaagactGACAATAAGCTCGCTTTCCCTCACTGTTTTTGAGACAACTTAAAAGTCGTATATGGACACTGTACTCACAATACATTTTATATACTACAGGTATTTCCAGCTGCCTTGATCCTGAAATTAATATTCTTTACATAactaaatgaaatgctgaaaaggTGCATGAATAGGCAACAATAAGAATTCTCAATTATGAGATTTTAGATGAGTTGAAATATGCAGTGTAAAGAAGCCAAAATACCAAATGATTACAAATGCTGATAAAGAGAAGGGTTCTACTCTTGCTAATGTGTTCTAGTCATCAGTAGGTAATTACATGAATAATCAATCAGAAatctctaattaaaaaaaaaaaaaaaaattaacacattGGTGGAGAAAGGGAAGATCTCCATTGTAAGGAAAAGCACAGGACAGGACAATTTGCCATGAGAGGGACAGGAACAATTCTTTGAGCAAAATCTTCATGTCCTATACACAGGGAATAAGGGGGCAGGATCTCAACTCAAGAGATACCATCTGGGATATGACCCATGTGAATGTTTGATTAGATCTTGGGAGATACAatagaccttttttttttttccttgatctTTCTAAACTTGCTGAAATTATCTTCCAATACTCACAACAATGCTCACAGTTTGGCATTCTTGTTTACTCTTAAAACAGTCTTTCTAGAATTACGAGATACAACAGGGACTTCACTTAAGTTAAAACTGAGCTAATGATCTCAGAGTAGCCCAGAAGGAACAAAAACTCTGCTTTCATCAGGCACCTTATCGCATAAACTGTTAGAATTATTCTGCATATGGGGATGTATCTGATCTAGGTTCATCTGTGCCATACACAAACGCAGAACTAATAGTATCACTACTACTAAACATACCATACGAATTATGAAGGTGGTTAACTAATGGTATCTAGAAGATtagatacagaaaataatacaatttgtaatttattttgacTAGTAGCGCATTTCAGGTGCATGCCAGTCTTGTATACAAACATTTACTTTCTAGATAAAGCACAACATGTTGTCCTTTTTAAGTATGCTGTTTTTTCTACAAGGTAAATAAAACTAGCGTTGGTGGTTGAACCTGCAACCAGCTTCATCAGGCATCTCTTCACATTCGCTCTTGGCTGGGAACTCTCCCACTGAGGGGAAAGATCTCCAGGAATGAAGTAAGAGATGGGGGAGAACATCAGTGTATGGCTGGAGGAAGGTCATTCAGCACTCCACAATGTACTTAACAGGAGTAAGTTTAAAAGATATTGGCTAGCTAAACTGCACTGAAAGTACAGGCACTGAATGCTAAACAACTGAGGAATCTGATTTTGTTATGCACTTGTTgagtatacaaaaaaaaaaaagcaatttttttcacagcataagagaaaatgattttacaGCATACTGTGTACTCATTAAATATACCTTGGTTTTAGAGATGCTGCAAGAGTTACAGAAGTTACAGAGAGTTTTTGAAGACTGCTAAGGTATCTGGTATGTAGGAGTTAGGTAAAATGGCAGAGCAAGATGTCTTTGCTGAAATTTGCTGAAGCATTTGTATTTTCCATTGTCCAGTATATGCTAAGAACCTTTGACACAGAACAAGCAACatgcaggctgtgctgagcacaaAAGGAGGTAGCTGTGCTTTTGTTATTTCCACCTTCACCTTCAACAGCCTATTCGGCTTGTTGTGAACATCTATGACCTGTGTGCTGATCAATCAGTTTAGACTCTAGAAATAGATGTCATCATAGTTTTAACCTGGAAAGGAATAGCTTTACACTATCAATTAACTCCTGGGAATAGCCAAGCCAATTTTTCTAGTTCCAGACAGTGATTACACCAGTAGCTCTGTATGGACTTTCAGAAACCATCCTTTTTAGTACAAGATCCCTTCAGGAATGCAGGCACCCTAAAAAGCCCTTGTGTTCTGCAGACCCTCGACAAGCAGCGGATGGCCTGAtgtttctcctttgcttctctAGCAGCAGCCAACCAGCAGACTGTGACATaggattaaaaattaaaaaaaaaaataaataggtgAACAGATTCACAAATGAGACTTCTAGCATCTCTGCTGCTCAAAGCTGTGAGTCCTGGACACATCAGTGCGTGAGTTGACCTGCAGAGATAGGAGGTATGTGGCCTTATTGGCTTTGAATAACATGGTCCATgcacagaagaggaaatggaagCCTTAAAGCAATTTGTGGGAAAGACGGGAGAAAGAACTGCATGTTCACCAGTCTGCAGTACAGTTGCCTGTATTCTTGTTTCACAGTATCCACTGCTGCTTTGAGCTTCAGGGCATCTGTCTCACTGAAATCAC
This genomic interval carries:
- the FGD5 gene encoding FYVE, RhoGEF and PH domain-containing protein 5 isoform X2; this encodes MSRGPKPPIAPKPKLSADTESRSSVNTNNNLNKCSNCKLLCLDGELCDGNQCSAECPEAEADDEYIVLPETQLTNKDCNDLEHKHDQSLDSFAVNEVLEIPEEAEKEEDNIPNHESADSQEIKHHNFSDIAEPIKPDSVSSTRDRGQSEAFCEELSDATGGNNDVSKNVDEDKDVAGDCSETRSKEETSNNLKLVKDSDDSKTDGDNILNRDEGDVCGDIILTPLTAAELIPSLEKSGEEKEEELSEILGKGDRCPAHDGDHSVYAELDLNMQDELENDDCTSPDMLPNEASEKTVWCLELPEGEPNAENGLGDSTHQAAAEEEEADTDKHNNTNTGNVSDDCQITDLRGEETSEVACEASKDSGKREEETVNAESINDGCQIAPSENDDGEEVPTNRQTEETCPEEDGQISDTLPSGPGMETKLEDMSAEEHNESIAEMSKSDELQLEGNKVETDSLSKSDLSPTQLVPCKEEIEVCKHGKMNVKHRTKNVLHEKLALPEVVIVPEESERRETGSDSLDDPYVLPAENEFTHKGQTDSGADHSKRDELDMDGESNLLLIDRKSIVTRTRSLSGRMPGYVPETVPEEGGPETDLPPSCNSSGTEDLSNSSFSVEGKTLEDNKALPSKPRHFILYPRSYSVEGREIPISIYKEGDGCVLSDIRMKKTEDNLSLPCVNGSSHIFSQGNLSSGAVSTPSSVVDIPPPFELAYITKKPITKSSPSLLIENESPDKYSKKKKSSFKRFLTLKFKKKTENKIHVDVNVSSSRSSSESSYHGPPRLMELDRTLSSSPQLKSHVGKLRASESPSTVFFYKDGKRKGTPKSFSRSVSRVESFEDRSRPPFMPLPLTKPRSISFPNADTSEYENIPAMSSDYENIQIPPRRSTRAGTFTEFFEDPSRALSAANENDGYVDMSSFTGFENKQQTTDQETESAYTEPYKVCPVSVIPAEVITSDEEQRSSEDEKSSQGDPSLINKKEGQPRASLIAQELMSSEKAYVEMLQLLRMDLYEGILKALGEEDEQEVVELKQGLSELPEMYELHQEILGELEERVLKWEEHQKVADVFLSRKSRLNHHTAYITQFDKNLALLDETCLKYSQLATVIQEFEKSSGGSPQNVKHQLLKVVQRVFQYRVMLTDYLNNLCPDSTEYEATQAALFIVSEIADRANESMLQGENLQKLVHIEHSVRGQSGLLQPGRIFVKEGTLMKVSGKNRHPRHLFLMNDVLLYTYPQKDGKYQLKNTLVVSDMKVSRPVTEKAPNVLKIECDEYCLTLSASSCLERDDWYSCISRHIPDDCKAHNTSTCHSNVELRERLGIPLGERPPTLVPVSHVMMCMNCGCDFTLTLRRHHCHACGKIVCRNCSRNKYPMKYLRDQAAKVCDSCYVELKKRERPLSVSFPPTSSRCSSSAFSSVFHNIHYSSFKKQKKIPSALTEVAASGEGATISGYLTRCKRGKRHWKKRWFVIKGKVLYTYIANEDKVATESLPLLGFTVAPEKEEGCIDTVFHLYHKQTLFYSFRADDNYSAQRWIEAMEEASIL
- the FGD5 gene encoding FYVE, RhoGEF and PH domain-containing protein 5 isoform X1, encoding MNNTELTKPPLAPKPKIIGHLSPVAISKFSPSLPRSDILHNPNSMSRGPKPPIAPKPKLSADTESRSSVNTNNNLNKCSNCKLLCLDGELCDGNQCSAECPEAEADDEYIVLPETQLTNKDCNDLEHKHDQSLDSFAVNEVLEIPEEAEKEEDNIPNHESADSQEIKHHNFSDIAEPIKPDSVSSTRDRGQSEAFCEELSDATGGNNDVSKNVDEDKDVAGDCSETRSKEETSNNLKLVKDSDDSKTDGDNILNRDEGDVCGDIILTPLTAAELIPSLEKSGEEKEEELSEILGKGDRCPAHDGDHSVYAELDLNMQDELENDDCTSPDMLPNEASEKTVWCLELPEGEPNAENGLGDSTHQAAAEEEEADTDKHNNTNTGNVSDDCQITDLRGEETSEVACEASKDSGKREEETVNAESINDGCQIAPSENDDGEEVPTNRQTEETCPEEDGQISDTLPSGPGMETKLEDMSAEEHNESIAEMSKSDELQLEGNKVETDSLSKSDLSPTQLVPCKEEIEVCKHGKMNVKHRTKNVLHEKLALPEVVIVPEESERRETGSDSLDDPYVLPAENEFTHKGQTDSGADHSKRDELDMDGESNLLLIDRKSIVTRTRSLSGRMPGYVPETVPEEGGPETDLPPSCNSSGTEDLSNSSFSVEGKTLEDNKALPSKPRHFILYPRSYSVEGREIPISIYKEGDGCVLSDIRMKKTEDNLSLPCVNGSSHIFSQGNLSSGAVSTPSSVVDIPPPFELAYITKKPITKSSPSLLIENESPDKYSKKKKSSFKRFLTLKFKKKTENKIHVDVNVSSSRSSSESSYHGPPRLMELDRTLSSSPQLKSHVGKLRASESPSTVFFYKDGKRKGTPKSFSRSVSRVESFEDRSRPPFMPLPLTKPRSISFPNADTSEYENIPAMSSDYENIQIPPRRSTRAGTFTEFFEDPSRALSAANENDGYVDMSSFTGFENKQQTTDQETESAYTEPYKVCPVSVIPAEVITSDEEQRSSEDEKSSQGDPSLINKKEGQPRASLIAQELMSSEKAYVEMLQLLRMDLYEGILKALGEEDEQEVVELKQGLSELPEMYELHQEILGELEERVLKWEEHQKVADVFLSRKSRLNHHTAYITQFDKNLALLDETCLKYSQLATVIQEFEKSSGGSPQNVKHQLLKVVQRVFQYRVMLTDYLNNLCPDSTEYEATQAALFIVSEIADRANESMLQGENLQKLVHIEHSVRGQSGLLQPGRIFVKEGTLMKVSGKNRHPRHLFLMNDVLLYTYPQKDGKYQLKNTLVVSDMKVSRPVTEKAPNVLKIECDEYCLTLSASSCLERDDWYSCISRHIPDDCKAHNTSTCHSNVELRERLGIPLGERPPTLVPVSHVMMCMNCGCDFTLTLRRHHCHACGKIVCRNCSRNKYPMKYLRDQAAKVCDSCYVELKKRERPLSVSFPPTSSRCSSSAFSSVFHNIHYSSFKKQKKIPSALTEVAASGEGATISGYLTRCKRGKRHWKKRWFVIKGKVLYTYIANEDKVATESLPLLGFTVAPEKEEGCIDTVFHLYHKQTLFYSFRADDNYSAQRWIEAMEEASIL